Genomic DNA from Lactuca sativa cultivar Salinas chromosome 8, Lsat_Salinas_v11, whole genome shotgun sequence:
AACTAAGAACAAGATTCAATATTATGGATGACACAAGGATACTAAGAAATGGTTTGACTATTTGAAGCTCTGGTGTAAAAAGgatttaacacataaaagcatgCATATATGTTTAACTATATTATGGTAAATTGAAGTACAATTATTATTTAAGCAGTACCTTGATTTGTGTAAACTTAGCTTCCACATATGCTTTCTTTGTGTTTTCCCATGAATTTATATTTGATAGCTCCTTTGGTGATCTGTTGATCATTTACAAAAGGCAAAAAATATTAACCACACATTCTTTATGCATTAAATAAAAAACACTCATAAACTTACaactttatttaaatatttagtgGAGGCAAAAGTCTTGATTCTTATTTTggcatttttattatataaaagaaAGATATGAAAGTGATTTATGCCTTTGGGAAGAGATTACCTCCTTTGAACTTCCACTTGCATTTATAATGCTTTGTTTAGCGGTTGTTTCCTAATGAATTAACAAGAATGCAAAAAAACTTGTCTCTTGCATTTATAATCTAAGTTGGTAAATCCAAGAATGTTAAGACTGTGATAATAATACGTCATGTTGATCGAAATAAATAAATGATCACAAAGCTTACGTCTCGATGTTTCGGGAATAAATTTGGTGAAATTCTATATTtctacaaaacaaaataaaacaaaacaacagAAGGCTagtaatagtttaatttttatgatGATTGGTGTATACAAAACAATTTATATGTATACAAACAATGTATCTGGACCTAAGACCTCTAATAATGAAAAAGTGAGATTTACCTGTATGTGGCTATTAACATGGTCGATAGTAAATCTTGTTATCCCCAAATATACCCTTTGGTGTTGCCCCTGAAAACCACAACAAAACAATGGTAATCAATGTTCATCAAAACTAAATGAATACAAGATATTTGAAGAGATCTAGTCAACTGAATGAACCACATAATACAGTCTGAATGGGATTTTTGTAGTCCAATGTTCTTTCTTTGTGTAAATATAGCTGTTGACCTCCCTTCCATTATAGGAAAAGGAGAGTGCCTTACCAACATCAAAGTCTAGTCTAATGTATGACTTCATTTTGGGATGAGATCGAATTAGCTGTTATTAACATAAGAAGCAAAATACAATATTAGTTAGTCGATCCTTACAATTAGTTACTCTTCTAACAAATTCCAACAAAGAATGAAGACCACATGGTATATTGACATAGGTTACCACTCCAACAGCTACCATGAGTGAGGTCTCGATGATAGTAACAACCATTCTCCTCGTGAAGCTCTGTAGATTTtgaaaactctttttttttttcaaaactaacTTGATCCAAGTTTCTTGACATCTCTAAAAATATAACCCAAGAAAATCCGTTTGCATGATTTGCAGTTGTTTCGATAATCATATAGTTTAAGTgcattttttttcatatattgATCAAGAAAGACGTTTTAATAACATTTTTCTTGACAATGTTAAATCATTCACTACAATATTACTTattgcaaaaataaaaataaaaataaaaataaaaaaacttgtAGATTTAAGCATAAACGATTTAACAGATTTTGTATGAATAAATGTAAAGGTCATCCATTCTTATTGATCATTAAATCATAGTATTATCTTTTTAAGAGTTCATTTTATCGATGTGCAAAACTTGATGCAGTTATATatagtttttctttttttcaTATTGTCACAAAAATCAtgtcttttgttttgtttttgtttttttttttttttttttgtatttagaTTTTGAAGGGTTGTGTTTTATTCTCGACCAGATATGCTTCAATTAAAGCTATAGAGACCAGGTCGGTCTCAAACAGATGACCAACAATGGCTAACTTATTGGGTTCTTTACTCATTAATCACTCTCTTTAAACTTACATCTCCAAAGCCTCTTGAATGGTAATTTTTAAACCTTATTTTTCACTAAAATGTTTCCTTTAGTTGAATCTTAAATTGGTATTGTCTAATAAATGGTAAAAGGTTAGAGTAAATTAGCAATACGACCATATGCTAGGCTATTTGCCACATGTTGGTTAGTATTGCCTTATTTCAATGGAGCTGCTTATGTTTATAAGCATTTCATCAGACCGACCATTTTACAGAAATCCACAAGTTAAAATATGGTATATACAGCGAAACAAGGGCATTCTCGGTAAACCAGATGATATTTTAACTGCTGCAGAGAAATTTATAGCAGAAAATGGACCTGAAGAGTTCGAAAGGCTTATAAGTAGGGTGAGTTTACATCGATGATAGTAACAACCATCCCATCATTATAACCCAAGAAAGTAGTAGCCCAATATCTTTGGTGAAATCATTCAATTTTATATCCTATATCAGAaaaacaattaatcatattattaGATTAAAAAAACCGTAGTATCtcataaaattaataataatacctCATCATCCTAATCAAAGTTTAATTCATAAACGCCTTCATCATTCAGCCATAAGTTGTATATTAACACCATTGGCCCATGTGGCCCAATATCTTCAAACTGGGAAAGTTTATACAAATTttaaaaaacagaaaaaataaatgaataaacttGTTGAATATAAATGATTAAATAAACCTGTTGCATTAAATCATCTTTTTAAAGAACCAAATTTATGTCGGTATTAATAGCAATAGGATTAGACAGACAAAAAAAAAACCTACAATGATCCCATCGACGAATTTTTAAGTCGGTCCCACCGGTTAATAAATCTCCACCAGGTAAAGGTAGCAATGAACGGATTCCATGTGATCTAGCAGGAGGTTCATTCAACTCATCTACTCTACACTTATAATTCACATTCCTTCTAGAATCACCTTTTGAATTTGTCTTGCTAGATGTAGATGTAGATGCTCTAGCCAATGCCCAAGGCATGTCAGAAATCTCACCATCGCTCTCATTATTTGCAACTCTCAACACCTGTATccattacaaaaaaaaataaaaaataaaaatcagcACTAAGTTTTATAAATTAATCAATTAGCAAATATATTTCTACCTGAGGATAACTCCCATTTTCTGCATTCCAGAGAGAAACTTCATTACAACCTGCAGCAACATAAACAAGTGGCCTAACAGTTGTAGACAACGTGGTACTCTGAGGAGGGGCAAAAGGACACATGTCTTCAACAGGACATGGAACAGAATACTGCCATGAGTTCACAGGTATACCAAATCTCAAATCCCATAAAGTCAAACCCCCTATAGAAGACCCCGAAACAAACCAATTCCCACATGGACTTGTCACAAGAGTAGAAACATAACCCTCTTCTGGAATCACTTTCGTATTCCATGCGTTTGAATTCTGTCGCGTATCCGACAAATGGATTCCACAGTTGTGAATCATTTTCCCGTCATCACCATGCGAAGAGTAGTTTAACAGTGTTAGAATTGCACCTTCTCCGATTCCATTCTGTTTGACATCAGCGATTCCAGAGTATTTCTCGACAACAGTTCCGAGTCCTCGGGAGACGTAATCGACTGAGAACATGTGGATTATTCCATCGGATGATCCGACAACTACTTGAGCAGATCCATGGAGCATTGTGGCACAGAGTGCACGACTTCCTAAAGTTGAGTATACAAGAACAACTTCCCAACTAAAGAAGGCATTGCATAAGAAAGCCTTTCAGATAATACATCATCTGCTTTTCATTAAAGTCTAATAAAAAAGACAACAAGTCTTTATCATACCAGAATGTTCTTTTAGCTCTAAGAGTATCAGACTATCAGTAGCTCAAGTGATTATGCCAACAACGATTAAGTAAAAGCAGATAATAACAACAAACTAAGGAGGAAACATCATTGTTCACAACAAAAAAATACAATTCCTAGCTTATGtaacaaaaaaaattttaaaaatgtataCCTCAACCTCTACGGCGAGCAATATGTTGGAGCCATGTACAGGTTGCTCAAACTTCCTATGATAAATCATTCTCTTCCTACTTCACCTTCAAAATtaacaaaaagtaaaaaaaaaaaaaatacaacatttGTAACATTGACGAATAAAGGGCGTATATACATTGTTCTTTCTCACCAAGGAATTTCATCGAACACTTGGTGTTCGACATATCAAATATCAAGTAGGAGACAATAAAAAACTCTGAACACTGATAGAGGATGAAAATGTAATAAGCAATGAACTGAAACTAAAATATAGATGAAATTCAAAACAGTATTCGTCCTATATGCGATTTTGACCACCGTTAGGGTTCACGAGTACCGAATGAGACGGTTTGGGTCCGAGGGACGCAAGCAATGCCGATTCTCGCCATTCATTAGTGACAAAGGGTGCGGTTGGGCATCAATCACTGATGATAAAGTAGGACGTCGAGATGATAAAGGGAGGACAACAAGAGAAGATGAAGAAAAAATCTCATCATTGATTAACCTTGTAGGAACCGCCTTTGAACTCTTAAACAGGTGATCAATTAGGGTTCTTGTGGCGAGAACAAAAAGAAATTTAACCacacaatttttttaattaaaattataaaataatattcatataaatcaaaaaatagttacaaacaattaaaaaaccCATTAACTAACACCACTCACCACCACCACTCGCCACTACCACCCATCactaaccaccaccacccatcactacccaccaccaaccATCACCatccaccaccatcatcacccaaccaccaccacaaccactacctaccacacatcaccaccacccaccatcaccacccattactaaccaccaccaccaaccactacccaccaccaccacccattactacctaccaccaccaccagcaACCACCACCCCGCCACCACGAAACAATTAAATTTTTTCCTAAATTacacctatatatactaaacaaTTAAATCTATATATACTAAATAAAATAGTATCCTAGTCAAACTCTAAAAGTGGAAGAAAATCTATTTAAATAAAAACTTCCAAAAATATCCCTGGGACCAAAACTTTACCCGTTTTTGAATTAACCcaacattttcctccttaattcAGAAATGGTCAAGATCTTCACCTTCAAAATGGCCAGACTTCGCCTCACTATTGAACATCTCTAGGCCACCATTCACTTTGTGATGTTTTTATCCTTTTCCTCCTCCGCTTCTTCTCTTCAAAGCCTTCTGTTTCAAAACTGTCAAACTATCATCATCGTCTCTGTTCCTATCAGTGAGCTTTCTTTCTTCATCATCATTAATGTTCCTTTCTTTTAAATTTTCAGAGATCATATCCATGCATTTAGTATTAGGAACATATTCTTGCCAATGAGGTCCAGTTTACTAGGAGGAGGCACAATCCAGTTTTGCCCTCCCAGGTTCTTAGGGGAATAGTGTCGGGTTCTAGTCGTGTCCAAAGCAGTGAAGCCCCTTAATGGGAAATTGGGTTGCTACGAATGATGTTGTTATCTCTTCGGGGAGGGATAGAACCTAGGTCCGTTGGGTGTTATGGCAAACTGCCTTATCAGATGTCACCGCCCGTTGCACCAAACCGACGTTCAAACAAAAATTAGGAAcatattcttcattttggggtatgCTAATTTGCATTGTTTTGGACATCCTCTTGAGATGCTAACTCATACATCTCATGCCTAGCTTTTCTCCTTAACAACCTCCTATGAGTACTTCAACCAACAACAAGCCTCCTATGAGTACTTTGACTAACAACGGGGAGCCAATCATCAATCTCATCGGCCACATATAGGATCTTATTAGCATCATTCACTTAAGTGTTTATATATACAAAGTGAAAAACCCTACTACCTTAAACTATTaatatgcaacttctttcaaattgttaagtattaatattctgaattgaaaacaataatgaCAAATAAgaaatgaccatatacaaagtaaaaatatacaagcaaACATTTACGATTTCTATGCTAAAAGTATCACCATCTCCTCCACCTCCacccttaaacaatgtcattaatattattatttcatttaatgcatttatatgtattaatAACACTAGTAATAgtaacaagttcaaaaaatagtattcttatttatatttttaataataataataataatgagggTTCTATttgtagaaaagtcctaatatttttgtttatagaaaaatcataatattttttgtttatagaaaaatcccaatattttggattagtttatgaaatagtccaaaattaatttggtaccggtttcaaccggtcaaaaagggtcaaactgcaaatttttgccggttttcgggactttttcgttcaaaaaaaatCTTGGGACCAAAGTGTAACTTTTCTAAATAAGGGAAACATAATACAACTGCAATTAGAATACATAATCAATACACAGATAAAGGAGAAAGTAGAGGCATCAGAAGGGAACGGGAGAGCTGTCGCAACAAGGGGAAGCGTATAGGTGGCGCCAGATGAATAGAAACGAAACACTATTCATGCCTAAATGTAAGTATTTACTTTCGTAGGCTAATCAAAACTTACTAATAAATAAACGTATGGGGCTGAATATCACAAAAGTCGTTGTAGCACAATTCCTTGCAAAACTGTGGCAAACTCGTCTCTTCTAAACCAAGAGTTCCAGGTTCAAGTCCTGGCAGAGGCatacttttttttaaacaaactCTCAGCTTCTTCACCTTTGTGGCTACATATTTCTTATATAtgattttctcttttattttgtgaataataatttatatttataagtattttaataattaatgtgTTAGATTGCATTCgaagtatatatatttttaaagaaaacaaGTGAGAATGTATTGTATCATGTATGTACATGGGTAAATTAAGTACAAATTTTTCTACACATTTAATTTGCAAATAGTCAATAAATGTTTCTTCTTGGTCCATGTCATTTAAATcacatctactataataaatgaaggttttttgccacatgtccttttctcattcatttggacacatggtattttctagaaattttaaattttgtattttccacttgtcattttattgtatttttgattttattaaattaaaattccacatttaatatataaggtaatatatatgtaaagtatttattagaaaatggtttatatatgtaatgtatccaatgcattaaagtctcattaattttaataattcaaaaaatttcttatttttcttataaatttaaacttttcaaattgttaaaattctatatttaattttttttaaataaactcatgtaatacatgggtctcacacccaGTGTAAGAATAAGTTTAGCTTATTATGACATTCTTAGTGAAGGCCAAAAGCAATGTGCATTACTCTTATATTTTTATAACAAACCaactatttatttaaaatatatattactTTGAAAATCATGATTGTCTTTTCGAATTTTAGCAAGTATAATGATTGGGTTTGCCACTATATCTAAATATGATGGTTATCAAATAATTCACACTTGTTAATCTTTTTCAAGTTGTTTTCATAGCTTCTTCATTTTTAGCAAGTACATTTATTAGTTAACAATAATACCCTAATATCACGACAATGAAAATAATCCATACTTTGTTTGTGTTTTACGGTGTTTTCATATGTAGCCTccttaaaaatgaaatattcaaaTTATTCCTTGAGAAATTTAAAGTGCCGATCAAGGCCACTCCTTATATTTTGGGGGACATAAGCAAATTAACAATGTTACGACCTACAATTCAAAACTAATAAAGACAAATTTACAATTAAATAATTTTCAATAATGTCAAATTAAATCATAAATACCATTAAAAGGGTTAAAAAGTACAATCTAAAACTAAGTAATATGAACTGTTAATTTTCAAGATTTTCTTTTTTAAGGAACCAATGCCTTTTTAAACAAGACATTAAAAAATCAATACATTTAATGTCTTATATTAATAAGtttggaaaaataaaaaaatggcaTGGGATAAGAATTAAAAAAGCCAACTTGTAAACGATGAAGAGGAATTCAACCGCGGACCTTCAAGTTTGAGTCAAATGCGTCAACAATATCATATGTAATGGCTTTTGATTGTACATTCAAAACGTCTTCTATTTAATTACGTCCCTAATTTGGCTTTTATAGGCCCCATGGGGTTGAATGTCATGTATGGACGCACACCTCGTGCATTGCCTTGGTGCCAATTCTACTAAGGTATATGTTTTGGAAAGTTGTAACAaagctttatttttttttaaatagcatCTTGTATACGACAAACATAGTATATGAAAATATGTTAAAGTATTCTAGTAATATGATATATGGATATGAAAGAATAATATAAATTATcagtgaaaaaaaaatgttttatgcATAAATACATATATTAAAAGTTATAAGTTACAAGGATTATTAGATATTATTTTTCAAAACGTTTCCACtattgaaaatatttataaaaataaagacgtgttgggttttatagaaaaactagattatagcccgcgttaaacgcgggaaacgcataaaaaacatataatcgtCTACAGATATtgcataatgattataaaaaaatatatggttattggtattattaaaatatgtataaaatacaTCGAAAACGATATATATCTATAATCATtaaaggacctctttatatacaacattttttgttttattagttgaaggACTTTCCATGTCTCGTATAATTATGatattgttatataattataAGAATTTTAATTAGAAGTTTCTTCCATAAGGTtgcataatttaaacatatattgacaaccaatataccgTTTTTTTCCACTGtattaaatattgacaactatttcatttattcaaataaagttatgtaatataaGTTATAGAATGTTAAATATTATAtggatttaattttagtatatcatcaatggagaTTTTTTTCCACtgcattaaatattaaatattgacaactatttcatttattcaaataaagttatgtaatataaGTTATAGAATGTTAAATATTATAtggatttaattttagtatatcatcaatggagaTTTTTTCCTAATTCattattggtttattttaaattgattatcaATATAAATGCTAgtttttatgtttgttcttatttatttggtgtCCGCAAGAACTTTGTATTAGTTTTGACacaactttgaataattttagtatattatcaatgtaatttggtatatatttcaattatatgaaatatcaaataatgacatttcattactattgtgataatttagtttatatattgtatttttaatAATCTTAACGGTCctattttttttctaataatcGTAATGCTTTTACTAATTGTACTTTTTAGAAATCTCCTAATAtgttataatttttatcttactttataattttttataactatgttattttcaagattgactgccttaatagttttttttttcagtctattcaattttatatttcattgtacaagatcatcgtttgtatgtattctgaaatttcactttaaaaatgtttaatgttCACACCTTgatatcaattttttttaataaacccgtgtaataattatggaatatatatctcattttaattaacatttacttctttcattatattaaattcctcattaaacggatatatttttggaaagtaataattataatggggcagcattatctaagacgtaaatgcttgatatacttttggaggaaacaaatcaggatcattaaaaaatttatataaagaaaataaaaattttaatttggTAAAATTATGGATAAATTACTGGCGAAAATTATTTTGGAAGTTgttgtattttgtaaggtataataatattacaaaatttgaaatatatatatatatatatatatatatatatatatatatatatatatatatttgatgtgTAGATTTACaaattttattgttactatataaagatataaaagtaggttgatatgatatacaaaaagataataatttcaatgatattttaaaatcatgccaaaactaaccggattcttatgacataaaaattaaaaaaaatcataatcatctctaatatataaaaataacattttggtAATTAATGTCAGTTCCCAATATAGTTAATTTCTGTTTTGTTAAAGATGCGTAATATCTTTTcctgtttatttgaaaagtttcagaaaagtagttaaccgatttcatgtaatttgtgacaaagaaaatcgaaatatatgaatacatatatttgatataagaacaaaaaaataatcgaaaaaaaagaaggtactgaccttctaATGCACAAGAGTGGATGTTTGAAGCAGAGAATGATGATGTAAATTATAAACAATAATAATgatgttgtaggagaaggtttgaagaaaagaaacgattgaaaataaGTGTGAGTCGCAGATTCAAGGATGAATCTtttatgtatgtgataatttgaatatgatttttcggtattaatgatttcctaataaaagtagattttatattaatggtttactaatataaactgatttatattaatggttgatattaatgCGTTGATTGAAATGATTTTGTTAGTAATATGATTTTaaattgaccatattaaaatcttcataaCCGGAAATTGAAGATTTAAAATATGGAAATCttttattgaaattaaatacattccatttcaacGAATGTAAGTTATTGTTTGACGATTAGAAAACATTTATTGGATTAAATATATTCCATATagggaagatgatgtcagcaatttgatctaagggtggaaaaaataagattgaaatacaatcaagggtccagattatttaagatgatgtcataaggtttctcttttagtaaTATTTAGAGATGCTTATATTCTACTTGCGATAAAAGAAATatgaaattttgaaatattttcaaGGCATTGTTTAGTTTTCTAAAAATGATCTAATATTTAAAGAGAAAAGGACTAGAATAGCCAATTTTTAAAAGATTTTACCATAAAATACCCACGAAAATGGAAAATAACATAAATAGTCATAGTTTTCTCTTGGAAAATTGGTGTTGCCAATTTCCAAAAGTGGGTTTTTCCTATTTTTAAGCATGAATTTCGAATTTTAGATATAATCAAAAAGGACAAATTTGTGTTCTCCTCCATGACACCTTCATTTTGATATATAATATGTCAAAAACACATTAAAAATGAATGATAAATTATTAAATTACATGTTAAAGGGAGGTTTTTGGATGAGTATAAACAAGTGGTTATTGGGTAACTTCATCCCACATTGGTGGGAGTtcgaaaagaaattttttttaactACAAAGTCTAGCTAAATTTGTAAGACTTAAGGAATCGAGGTTCTCTCTTGCATGCACATGCATGGGGGTGCACATTCGAGCCAATTTGGCTTGGGTTCGCTGAATTTGTGTAAAAGTACACATCCCGCGGGGTACAAATGCACCACCGGTCGACTAGAAAAGTTCAACGGcctttttcatttattttctttttgtttaacatttaCAAACCTGAATTAAGAGTCATTAATCATGGATTTTGGTTTTGATTTCTTGATTAATTGTCTTATTTAATTGTGACAAttacgatttcatattaatcaCATTAATTACATCTATGTATTCTAATAAAAGAGTAACTTTAATCTCCATTTGACATGTGTCACTCCAATACAACTTCTCATTAATATTATGCCACATGTCAAAAAGATATATTAGGCAAcacttcaaaattcaaatttactttttctaattatatgttaaatttgaagttataataacttgaAATAATTGGTATATcttataattaataatttatttaaaataattgataaataatttttgaatttttactatgaaaatttaatttattttgtaactgtggttcccacaggttataaactagttatgtAGTATAAATACAACACCTATGTGACTGATTGAAAGATACTGAATAACTGTGGTTCCTCTCTTACGACCCTGCTTCTTCTTCCGCCTCCTTCTGCAACCAATGTATTTTCCAGATCAGTGAGGGTTTGTGTGATAATTATGGCTTTATAAATGTACTCGTTACTTCATCATAAATGTACTCGTTACTTCATCATAAGAGCCCATCACTTCATCATCACAACCATATTTCAACTTCAACTTTCCTATAAACTAAAACTGAGTTAGGgctaataattaattaggaattggAGTGGTTTGGGGATCCATCTCATTTTCATATGTGCGTTTTTGTTTGCATCCACATATTCTTGTTTGGGGGTTGGAAATATTAGTGCCATTTTCTCAAAGAAAGAGCAAGTTTCTCTTCTCATGTTCAAACATAGTGTCCAAGATGATTATGGAATGTTGTCATCGTGGGTTGGAAATGAGTGTTGCATGTGGGGAGGAATCAAGTGTGATGGTGTCACTGGGAATGTTCAACACCTTCATCTCAGAGGAGATTACTACAACTACTACTACATAACTACTAATAAGGTGAGTtcttttgtagcacctggttcctggcaCGTACTCCTTGTGAATTATATTCTAATTTTATGCATTTTttccctggactcggcgagttgaaggaccaactcgccgagtaggagcggg
This window encodes:
- the LOC111917029 gene encoding serine/threonine-protein kinase VPS15 isoform X2 — its product is MLHGSAQVVVGSSDGIIHMFSVDYVSRGLGTVVEKYSGIADVKQNGIGEGAILTLLNYSSHGDDGKMIHNCGIHLSDTRQNSNAWNTKVIPEEGYVSTLVTSPCGNWFVSGSSIGGLTLWDLRFGIPVNSWQYSVPCPVEDMCPFAPPQSTTLSTTVRPLVYVAAGCNEVSLWNAENGSYPQVLRVANNESDGEISDMPWALARASTSTSSKTNSKGDSRRNVNYKCRVDELNEPPARSHGIRSLLPLPGGDLLTGGTDLKIRRWDHF
- the LOC111917029 gene encoding serine/threonine-protein kinase VPS15 isoform X1, whose translation is MLHGSAQVVVGSSDGIIHMFSVDYVSRGLGTVVEKYSGIADVKQNGIGEGAILTLLNYSSHGDDGKMIHNCGIHLSDTRQNSNAWNTKVIPEEGYVSTLVTSPCGNWFVSGSSIGGLTLWDLRFGIPVNSWQYSVPCPVEDMCPFAPPQSTTLSTTVRPLVYVAAGCNEVSLWNAENGSYPQVLRVANNESDGEISDMPWALARASTSTSSKTNSKGDSRRNVNYKCRVDELNEPPARSHGIRSLLPLPGGDLLTGGTDLKIRRWDHCRFFFCLSNPIAINTDINLVL